A window of the Streptomyces formicae genome harbors these coding sequences:
- a CDS encoding TetR/AcrR family transcriptional regulator yields the protein MARTTDGSGTPVPQRLLAAATRLFAEQGYDRTSVQEIVEAAGVTKGALYHYFGSKEDLLQEVYSRVLRLQQERLDAFAGADAPVERRLRGAAADVVVTTIENLDDAAIFFRSMHHLSPEKNKQVRAERRHYHERFRALIEEGQRSGVFSDATPADLVVDYHFGSVHHLSTWYRPDGPLTPQQVADHLADLLLRALRP from the coding sequence ATGGCCAGGACGACGGACGGGAGCGGCACTCCCGTCCCCCAGCGGCTGCTGGCCGCCGCCACCCGGCTCTTCGCCGAGCAGGGGTACGACCGCACGTCCGTCCAGGAGATCGTCGAGGCGGCGGGCGTCACCAAGGGCGCGCTCTACCACTACTTCGGCTCCAAGGAGGACCTCCTCCAGGAGGTCTACTCACGGGTGCTGCGGCTCCAGCAGGAGCGCCTCGACGCCTTCGCCGGGGCGGACGCGCCGGTCGAGCGGCGGCTGCGGGGCGCGGCCGCCGACGTCGTCGTCACCACCATCGAGAACCTCGATGACGCGGCGATCTTCTTCCGCTCCATGCACCACCTCAGCCCGGAGAAGAACAAGCAGGTCCGCGCCGAGCGCAGGCACTACCACGAGCGCTTCCGCGCGCTCATCGAGGAGGGCCAGCGCAGCGGGGTCTTCTCCGACGCGACCCCCGCGGACCTGGTCGTGGACTACCACTTCGGCTCGGTCCACCACCTGTCCACCTGGTACCGCCCGGACGGGCCGCTCACGCCGCAGCAGGTCGCCGATCACCTCGCCGACCTGCTGCTGCGCGCGCTGCGTCCCTAG
- a CDS encoding glucarate dehydratase family protein — translation MDTAMMIDTVRLTPILMADPPLLNTQGVHQPYTPRLIVEVVTKGGVTGVGETYGDGKYLDIARPLAEALPGHPVTDLNGLFALAEQVCGDSRAADESVDAGGLRGVQTTDKLRLSVVSGFEVACLDALGKTLGLPVHALLGGKVRDSVEYSAYLFYRWAAHPEGGESDDWGAALDPAGVVAQARRFAREHGFTSFKLKGGVFEPDEEIAAVRALAEAFPGRPLRLDPNGAWSVKTSLYVAEELKDVLEYLEDPASGTDRMAEVAAGTDVPLATNMCVTTFPEIPEAFARGAVQIVLSDHHYWGGLHRTRELAAICRTFGVGLSMHSNTHLGISLAAMTHVAATVPGLGHACDSHYPWQTEDVITTRHVFDGGRLAVSDAPGLGVELDRERLAALHRRWLEDDGTMRDRDDASAMRVAEPGWRTPSVPRW, via the coding sequence ATGGATACCGCGATGATGATCGACACGGTCCGGCTCACCCCGATCCTCATGGCCGACCCGCCGCTGCTCAACACCCAGGGCGTCCACCAGCCGTACACCCCGCGCCTCATCGTCGAGGTCGTCACCAAGGGAGGTGTGACGGGTGTCGGCGAGACGTACGGCGACGGGAAGTACCTCGACATCGCCCGCCCCCTCGCGGAGGCGCTCCCGGGCCACCCGGTCACCGATCTGAACGGACTCTTCGCCCTCGCCGAGCAGGTGTGCGGCGACTCACGGGCCGCCGACGAGAGCGTCGACGCGGGCGGACTGCGCGGCGTCCAGACCACCGACAAGCTCCGCCTCTCGGTCGTCTCCGGCTTCGAGGTCGCCTGCCTCGACGCCCTCGGCAAGACGCTCGGCCTGCCCGTGCACGCCCTGCTCGGCGGCAAGGTCCGCGACTCCGTCGAGTACAGCGCGTACCTCTTCTACCGCTGGGCCGCCCACCCGGAGGGCGGCGAGAGCGACGACTGGGGCGCCGCGCTCGACCCGGCGGGCGTCGTCGCCCAGGCGCGCCGCTTCGCACGCGAGCACGGGTTCACCTCCTTCAAGCTCAAGGGCGGCGTCTTCGAGCCCGACGAGGAGATCGCCGCGGTCCGCGCGCTCGCCGAAGCCTTCCCCGGCCGGCCGCTGCGCCTCGACCCCAACGGCGCCTGGTCCGTGAAGACCTCGCTGTACGTCGCCGAGGAGCTGAAGGACGTCCTCGAGTACCTGGAGGACCCGGCGAGCGGCACCGACCGCATGGCCGAGGTCGCGGCCGGCACGGACGTGCCGCTCGCGACCAACATGTGCGTCACGACCTTCCCCGAGATCCCCGAGGCGTTCGCGCGCGGCGCCGTGCAGATCGTCCTCTCCGACCACCACTACTGGGGCGGACTGCACCGTACGCGCGAACTGGCCGCGATCTGCCGGACGTTCGGGGTCGGCCTGTCCATGCACTCCAACACCCACCTGGGCATCAGCCTCGCCGCGATGACCCACGTCGCGGCGACGGTCCCGGGGCTCGGGCACGCCTGCGACAGCCACTACCCGTGGCAGACCGAGGACGTCATCACGACGCGTCATGTCTTCGACGGCGGCCGACTGGCCGTGTCCGACGCACCGGGTCTCGGGGTCGAGCTGGACCGGGAGCGGCTCGCGGCGCTGCACCGGCGGTGGCTGGAGGACGACGGCACGATGCGCGACCGCGACGACGCGTCGGCGATGCGTGTGGCCGAGCCGGGGTGGCGCACCCCGTCGGTGCCCCGCTGGTAG
- a CDS encoding MBL fold metallo-hydrolase produces the protein MPATDPCTVPLAPSVHAYVQPDGGWCLNNAGFVSDGESTLLIDTAATERRARLLREALLASGAPLPRTLVNTHHHGDHTYGNAVFAPEATVVGHEACRSEVVAAGHQLHLIWPETDFGDIAITAPDMTYSERLTFRAGGTEVRLIHPGVAHTTGDTVVHLPEHGIVFTGDLVFQGGAPFIPMGSLAGSLRALDLLRSLDAGIVVPGHGPVTDPSAYDATERYLRYVAEVAEAGHAKGLTPLEAAQEAEPGEFAELRESERLVANLHRAYAELSGEPGGSALDPVLVFGDMAVMNGGVPVACHA, from the coding sequence GTGCCTGCCACCGACCCTTGCACCGTCCCGCTCGCCCCGTCCGTGCACGCGTATGTGCAGCCCGACGGCGGCTGGTGCCTGAACAACGCGGGCTTCGTCAGCGACGGCGAGTCGACGCTCCTGATCGACACGGCAGCCACGGAGCGGCGCGCCCGGCTGCTGCGCGAGGCGCTGCTCGCGTCCGGGGCGCCGCTGCCGAGGACGCTGGTCAACACGCACCACCACGGCGACCACACCTACGGAAACGCCGTGTTCGCACCGGAGGCGACCGTCGTCGGCCACGAGGCGTGCCGGAGCGAGGTCGTCGCGGCCGGGCACCAGCTCCATCTCATCTGGCCGGAGACCGACTTCGGCGACATCGCGATCACCGCGCCGGACATGACGTACAGCGAACGGCTCACCTTCCGCGCGGGCGGCACGGAGGTGCGCCTGATCCACCCGGGCGTGGCGCACACGACCGGCGACACGGTCGTGCATCTGCCGGAGCACGGGATCGTCTTCACGGGGGACCTGGTCTTCCAGGGCGGTGCGCCCTTCATCCCGATGGGCTCGCTCGCCGGCTCGCTGCGGGCGCTCGACCTGCTGCGCTCGCTCGATGCCGGGATCGTCGTGCCCGGGCACGGTCCGGTCACCGACCCGTCGGCGTACGACGCGACGGAGCGCTACCTGCGGTACGTGGCGGAGGTCGCGGAGGCGGGGCACGCGAAGGGCCTGACGCCGCTGGAGGCGGCGCAGGAGGCGGAGCCCGGGGAGTTCGCGGAGCTGCGGGAGAGCGAGCGGCTGGTGGCGAATCTGCATCGCGCGTACGCGGAGCTGTCGGGGGAGCCCGGGGGTTCGGCGCTCGATCCGGTGTTGGTGTTCGGGGACATGGCGGTGATGAACGGCGGCGTACCGGTGGCGTGCCACGCCTGA
- a CDS encoding phosphotransferase family protein — translation MSSVHPPGLDPEQLRGHLDRERPGLVSGPLSARLIQGGRSNLTYTVTDGTSRWVVRRPPLGHVLATAHDMKREHRVIEALHPTAVPVPEPLLLCEDDSVLGAPFYVMEFVEGTPYRTAEELAPLGPERTRDTVLGLVDTLVDLHAVDPGSVGLGDFGRPEGFLDRQLRRWGKQLDASRNRELAGIDELHAVLGRALPASPSATVVHGDYRLDNVLIGDDDRIRAVLDWEMSTLGDPLTDLGLLVMYSQKLELPDSPISTTAAAAGHPDAQELVERYAARSGRDTSAIAWYTAFAWFKLAVILEGIHYRYTLGQTVGAGFDRIGDLVPVFIEHGLTTLQEG, via the coding sequence ATGAGCTCAGTCCACCCCCCAGGCCTCGACCCCGAGCAGCTGCGCGGCCATCTCGACCGCGAGCGGCCCGGCCTGGTGAGCGGACCGCTCAGCGCCCGCCTGATCCAGGGCGGCCGGTCGAACCTGACGTACACCGTCACCGACGGTACGAGCCGGTGGGTGGTGCGCCGGCCCCCGCTCGGCCATGTCCTCGCCACCGCCCACGACATGAAGCGCGAGCACCGGGTCATCGAGGCGCTGCACCCGACGGCCGTGCCGGTGCCCGAACCGCTGCTGCTGTGCGAGGACGACTCCGTCCTCGGGGCGCCCTTCTACGTCATGGAGTTCGTCGAGGGCACCCCCTACCGCACGGCCGAGGAGCTCGCCCCGCTCGGGCCCGAGCGCACCCGTGACACCGTCCTCGGACTCGTCGACACGCTCGTCGACCTGCACGCCGTGGACCCCGGGTCCGTCGGCCTCGGCGACTTCGGCCGCCCGGAAGGCTTCCTCGACCGGCAGCTGCGCCGCTGGGGCAAGCAGCTCGACGCCTCCCGCAACCGCGAGCTCGCGGGCATCGACGAGCTGCACGCCGTGCTCGGCCGCGCCCTGCCGGCCTCCCCCTCGGCCACCGTCGTCCACGGCGACTACCGCCTCGACAACGTCCTGATCGGCGACGACGACCGGATCAGGGCCGTACTCGACTGGGAGATGTCCACGCTCGGCGATCCGCTCACCGACCTCGGGCTGCTCGTGATGTACAGCCAGAAGCTGGAGCTGCCCGACTCCCCCATCAGCACGACCGCGGCGGCGGCCGGCCACCCGGACGCCCAGGAGCTGGTGGAGCGGTACGCCGCCCGCTCCGGCCGCGACACCTCCGCCATCGCCTGGTACACGGCGTTCGCCTGGTTCAAGCTCGCCGTGATCCTGGAGGGCATCCACTACCGCTACACCCTCGGCCAGACCGTCGGCGCCGGATTCGACCGTATCGGCGACCTCGTCCCCGTCTTCATCGAGCACGGCCTCACCACCCTGCAGGAAGGCTGA
- a CDS encoding acyl-CoA dehydrogenase family protein encodes MDFAFDARTEELRDRLLAFMDEHVYPAEAVAHEQHAKLASPWDTPPVIEELKAEARRQGLWNLFLPDAEYGAGLTNLQYAPLAEITGRSPHLAPTALNCAAPDTGNMEVLTLFGSDEQKKQWLEPLLAGEIRSAFAMTEPEVASSDATNIETRIDRDGDDCVINGRKWYISGAMNPNCRIFIVMGKTDPDGPDIRRQQSMILVPRDTPGLEVRRAMQVYGYEDHLHGGHAEVVFDDVRVPAANLIGEEGGGFAIAQARLGPGRIHHCMRLIGMAERAIELMCRRAVSRTAFGKPIAQQGVVQAWIADARVTVEQLRLLVLKTAWLMDTVGNRGAHTEIQAIKIATPRAVVDILDRAVQVHGAGGVSQDFPLAELWAGARTLMLADGPDEVHQRSLARQELKKYL; translated from the coding sequence ATGGACTTCGCATTCGACGCGCGCACCGAGGAGCTGCGGGACCGGCTCCTCGCTTTCATGGACGAGCACGTGTACCCGGCCGAGGCGGTCGCCCACGAGCAGCACGCGAAGCTCGCATCCCCGTGGGACACCCCGCCGGTCATCGAGGAGCTCAAGGCCGAGGCCCGCAGGCAGGGCCTGTGGAACCTCTTCCTCCCGGATGCGGAGTACGGCGCCGGGCTCACCAACCTCCAGTACGCGCCGCTCGCCGAGATCACCGGCCGCTCCCCGCATCTGGCGCCGACCGCGCTGAACTGCGCGGCGCCGGACACCGGCAACATGGAGGTGCTCACCCTCTTCGGCTCGGACGAGCAGAAGAAGCAGTGGCTGGAGCCGCTGCTGGCCGGTGAGATCCGCTCGGCGTTCGCGATGACCGAGCCCGAGGTGGCCTCGTCCGACGCGACGAACATCGAGACGCGGATCGACAGGGACGGCGACGACTGCGTCATCAACGGCCGCAAGTGGTACATCTCGGGGGCGATGAACCCGAACTGCCGGATCTTCATCGTCATGGGCAAGACCGACCCTGACGGCCCGGACATCCGCCGCCAGCAGTCGATGATCCTCGTCCCGCGCGACACTCCCGGCCTGGAGGTCCGCCGGGCGATGCAGGTGTACGGCTACGAGGACCATCTGCACGGCGGCCACGCGGAGGTCGTCTTCGACGACGTCCGGGTCCCGGCGGCGAACCTGATCGGCGAGGAGGGCGGCGGCTTCGCGATCGCCCAGGCGCGCCTCGGCCCCGGCCGTATCCACCACTGCATGCGGCTGATCGGCATGGCCGAGCGGGCCATCGAGCTGATGTGCCGGCGCGCCGTGTCCCGTACCGCCTTCGGCAAGCCGATCGCCCAGCAGGGCGTCGTACAGGCGTGGATCGCGGACGCCCGGGTGACGGTCGAGCAGCTGCGGCTGCTGGTGCTGAAGACCGCGTGGCTGATGGACACGGTCGGCAACCGCGGTGCGCACACCGAGATCCAGGCCATCAAGATCGCCACCCCGCGGGCGGTCGTGGACATCCTCGACAGGGCGGTCCAGGTGCACGGCGCGGGCGGGGTGAGCCAGGACTTCCCGCTGGCCGAACTGTGGGCGGGGGCGCGGACGCTGATGCTGGCGGACGGCCCCGACGAGGTGCACCAGCGGTCGCTGGCGCGCCAGGAGCTCAAGAAGTACCTGTAG